The DNA segment GCGGTGGTCAAAGACGAAACAGCGCGGAGAAGGATTCCCCGTTCTACAGACCACGTTACTGCGATCCCCATCGAAATCCCATGGAAAGGGTGCTCCTCGAAATAGTCGACACCGAAGCGATATACGTGGAGCACCTGCGACAAATTATCCAGGTGTGCCTTGCTTCCTATTCGCGCTATATCGCGCGTTACGACTATGAAACTTAAAACTAAATCTGTGTGCAGGGTTACCTTATATGTTGGAGAAACGATCCGGCATCGTTTGCGCATGGAATGCAACTAAGCGACTTATTTAGTAATATTGAGGATATCTTCGAATTCAACAGGTAATAATAGTCTTCGTGTTGTGTAAACAATAGTAAACAAAGAATGccaactaaaataaaaatcaagtTGACCAGAGTACTGAACCCCAACAGTGCTTTATTTGTTTATGTATGTTGCATGCGTGAAATTTGATTTCAGAGAGTTCCTTAAAGAAATAGAGAAATGTGACTTGGATCCTGTTTGCATGGCAAACACGTTTATAAAGCACAACTCAGGATTCAAAGTGTACACGGAGTATTGCACCAATTACCCAAGGTAAATCGCTGAATctttaaataaattctttagAGTGTTAAAAAGTGATCAATATGAAGATCAAAAGATACTTAAGGGACCTAGATTTGATCCCAAGTTCTCTGCACGTTAGCACGAAATTAATGCAGTTAATTACAGGACAGTGTCTGTTTTGACCGATTTAATGAGTCAAGAAGAAACTGCAAATGCATTTCGAGAGAGGCAAGCAGCTTTGGGGCACGCGTTACCCCTTGGATCGTTTCTTCTGAAACCCGTTCAAAGGATCCTCAAGTACCATTTGCTTCTAGAGGCAAGTTCTGTATTTGATTCCGTCCCGTTCCAAGCTAAATACGATGCAAGAAATGAAAGTTAAACTTAGTTTTCGACATAAGTGCCGATCCTCTTTCTTCAGCAGTCGTGAAGAAGATTAACGTTTCATGAGCTGAACTGTCTAATTCGCAGAACTTGTCCAAGGAGTATGGGGCGGACTGTGAATTAAGAGAAAATGAGGCTGAAGGGAGGAAGGCGATTGAAGCGGCGTTAGTCGCGATGACTGGCATCGCGAAGCATATTAACGCGATGAAACGGAGACACGAGCACGCCGTGCGTGTTCAAGAGATTCAATCGCTTCTGTATGGTTGGCCTGGCCCAGACTTAACCACAAGTGGAGAACTAGTGGCGGAAGGACGATTTAGAATGCGAGGGGCGAAAGCTCCCAGGCACGCTTTCTTGTTCGATCGTATGCTTCTTCTTACCAAAAAGAAGGAGGATGGGCTTCTAGTCTACAAGGCTCATATCATGGTATAATCCCCATattcactgttctgtccttaaCCCATTCTGTATCAACTTATAAGACTAATCTACATCCCCAATCTAACAAGTTATAAAACTGCTCTATAGATAAATAATTACTTCTATTGTTCAAAGTAAATACTGCTAAAGGGTTCCATAATTATGTGTTCATAGTGTTCAAACTTAATGCTCATCGAAAGCATACCAGGAGAACCACTCAGTTTCCATGTTATTCCTTTTGACAATCCCCGACTGCAATACACCTTACAGGTAAAATACGTATAGTTTCTTTATCCATTTCTTGAAATCGAACCGTTTTTGCGTTCAACGTTCCCTTGTATTTATTCGAATCAGGCAAGGAACTTGGAACAGAAGAGGGAATGGACGTTGCAGATAAAGAGGGTGATACTCGAAAATTACAACGCGGTTATACCTTCCCACGCGAGACAATTAGTCCTACAACTTGGCCAGACGCAACCCGAGGGTAAATTATACATTCAATCACGAAACTCCATTAATTGATCGACATTACTTGCATCACGATTGTCAAATATCTGCAGACGATGCCCTCGCGGACAAAGGATCGGGGAAGAAGCAATATTCTGCGCCCCCGGAATATTTAGAGAAGCGTAAACAAGAGAGGGAGAGACGGAGGTCTGAAACTGGGCTTAGGCAGAAGTTTAAAAAAGGTGCCAGAAAGTCTGAGACTACAACCGAGGTAGAGAAAGAtactaaataaattttacaccCCTTCTCTTAGTTCTCTTAATTTCATCCATGTTTTATTTAGGATTCTCCAGCATCGCCAAGAAAGAATCAGAGCGTGGATGCTGCCATAAATGATTCTAGGGAACAGGGTATTAGAGTTTCAGATGGACGCGGGTCAAAAGTCAAGGTATTAAAGCGAAAGAGTTTTACCCACGTTATCCTTTTCACTAAATGTCATTCCACAaacgaggtatacaagtagacaCCTTATacatcaaaatttaaaaatttcaaataattctaaaaaaattatttttggtacagaggccaattataatcatttttggtcaatagacatacccctgaattcctacgtactttcaagaaaaaaatgatATCTCGTCTGTGGTCATACATCAGAACACCTTGAAAGAAGGCTGTTCTGTTTCCAAACGGTTTCGATGGTTGTTTCTCGTTTAGGATCGCTTTACCGGGTGGAGACGGAAGTCAGAGCCAGGCTTTCAATCTTACGTGTGCCTGAATCAATCCGACGAGGAGCAAAAGGAGGACACAGGCGACACTGGATCGGCCACGGTTGAGACCGAGTGCGCAATTATCGAGAACGACAAGCAATTGTCGAACTCTCCGCCGCCTGAAACCAAAGAGAACACCGAGCAACAGTCACAAGCGCAGACCGTCGAAGAGATAGTTGGCCACATCCTTATGCAGAACCAGGAATTCCAAAAGCTGCTCGAGAAGCAACGAACGAACAGCATACTGAACGTCAGGCAGCAGCAACGTTTCAACAAGCACCGGTCAGCTGACACGTCCGACGACAGCGATTCCGAGAACACCAATTACATCACCGACAACTCCAACAACAACAGGTTGGCGCGTCTCAGGGCGGCCCAACGCGATCGACTGGTCAGAACGAACAACACCTGGAACTCGTTATCTTCGTCGCGGGACCATCAGCCCACGTTGCAGGTGTTCTACGACAACCTCAACAAAGCAGAGAACAACAAATTAGCGGAGAGCAGCCTGAAGAACAAGATCAATCGCGTCCAGGAGAAGAAGGCTCTGTTCGAGGCGTTCAAAAGGCAGAGCATCGTGACGGACAGCAAGGTGATCAAGACTGCGCTGAGGATAAGGGAAAATTCGACGTCCAGAAGCGAGGAAGTAACTCAGACGCCTGTCGAGAAGGAGCCTGACGTTCAAATCGTAGTGAACGACAAGGAGACAACCGCGAACAATGTTCAGGAAGCGACAGAACCCAGCAAAGGGTTTGGCAACTATGACAATTTGCAGCACGTTTGGGAGGGTTTGCAGGAGGAGAAGGATTTGGACGGGAACGACAGTCCGATTCGTCCGGCGGTCTGGTTAACGAAACGCTGCGAAGGACTACCCACGTCCCCCCAAAAGTGTGGCTCTCTTCCGCGCAGTTTTCAGATCAATCCTAACTCGACACAAAACGTGACCAAATCGCGGTTCTTGCAGAGGGACGGGAAACCGATGAGCGAAAGGCCTTTCACGATAGCTTCGGACAAGCCGGCGGAGATCAATCTGGAGGACATGGAGAGATATGCCTCGACGTGTCAGCCGCAGGGCAGGATCGCCAAGTTCCCCACGTCCGTTTCAACGTCCACCTCGACGTTCTTCTGTTCCCTGGACGACACGCTAACGGACGCCTACTCCGAGCTTCACGTGTCCTCCACGACCGCCAACATACACCCTGACCATAAAATTTACAGGGCTAACGCGACCGGGAGCGCCACCATATTCAAGAACGTCCTCTCGAGGGCTGGCAATCGTCTGCAGGTCTTGAGGAATACGATGAGCACGGAGACCCTGGAGTGCAGCGAGGAGCTCGAACGGACCAAGTACTTCAGTTCATTGAGCGCAGGTAAGTTGAAGAGAAAGGGCAAACTGAAGCACTCCAGGGAGTCTTCGTCCGACGTGGAGGAGCTCGTTGGCTGCGCCGCTAGGGCATCGGACTCGAGGGTCCCATCGCTTTATTACAAGCAAGGGAGCTCGAGTCTGGGCGCTCGTATCGCTCAGTCCGACTACGCGGACCCTACGATACTGTTCTCCGAGACCAAACGGCTCGGCCAACTGGCGAACAGTGTGACCAAAGCCGACCAAGAGAAGAAGGACGACGAGGAGAGCCCGGAGAACCGGGAGAGCGAGACGGATAGCTTCTACGAGAAGTCGTTCGAGacgatcgagaattacgtgGACGCGGACGTAGACGACGCGTTTCGGGATAGTGCAATATTCAGCGACATAGAGGAGGTACTCGTGGCCAGGCCATTCTCGAATCACTGCACGGAGGAGCCTTTCAAGAGCAAAGTCGCTCCGCCGATACCCGCGAAGAAGAGAACAGAGTCGGGCGTATCGGTGAATCCCCCTGCGTACAGTGCGACGACAAAGTGCAAGCCCAGCGTGGCCCAGAAGCCTGACTATTTGAAGATTAAGTCTGTGCTATTGAAGGAACAACAGGAGTCGGACTCTAAGGTTTACAAGAAGTCACCTGTGACAGAGTGCGAGACCTATCAGTATCCCAAGAGTAGTTTGCAGGGTAACTGTGGAGAGAACAGTGGAGAGGAGAGGGACGATGTGTCTGCAGGACAGAGCCAAGCTGGCTGGGTGAGGAAAATCGTGGGCCAGTTGCAGGGGCACGTTGAAACGTAATTTATGCCAATGAAAGTGTACAAATCCTGTGAAATTTAATCTAGAACGCATGAATTTCACGTTTGTTGGCGTTCTTAACCCTTTTGAAATTAGTTGGGGCTAGTTTGTGTCAACACATTTTTGATAAGTGTTAAGCTTGCTTGAAACTCCAGTTGTCAGATTAACCTCAAAATGTGCAATGAATTGACAAGTATCCATTAGAATACAAAAAAGAAATGAGACCTAACTAAAACAAGATACCTGTATACAGTAACAATGAAGAGATATTCAAAAATACGTGTCCAGTCCAACTTCTGGTTGCACAAAGTGACCCCTGAtggtatttttttgtagctataGTATGGTCTGTGCCTGTTGGGACTATGTAAGGTGATTCTAAAATGGTGGAAAAGGGTAAACATCTTGAAAGGGTTAAGATCAATCTCCGGATCAATAATACTCGCTAGGGGTGTGACTCAGAGCCAATGAAATTTGTCTTTCAGTGATTTGTAAAGTACAATGTTTgagattatattttattaatacagcGGAAGGCGGAAGCGAAGATGGAAGATAATTCCCATTCGAGGGTTGTTTGAAATAAGGGTACATAGAGAGTAACATTGATCTAGTAACTGTAATGGAAGGCATAATATgtgcataatgaatttttttttttacatggtAGGGGGGAATGTTTTGTATTTTGTACGTAATTTTTGAAGACAGTATTTTTGTTGAATGgtctgattaaaaaaaaaaaaatataaaacaattgTTATGTACACATTACGTTTCCCTTTTGTACTATTTGTGCCTTGCATGAACTGTTTCCCATGCAAACATGAAGTTCTAGTGTTGAAGTACATATAgattgtacaacattgaaacaaatACTGCCGTATAATTTGTCATATCATGTAAACTAGCGGTAAATAGAAAAATGTTGTAAGTGATAACTTCAATTAACGTATGCCGTATTTAATCCGTGTCATACGTAAATTTCATACAAATGATACAGGGTAATTGAAAGAAGTCTTTAATGTACGTCCGGGGAAAACTTTTAAAcatttatttgtttaatttcctGTAAATCGAAAGTATCAAACAATTAATATGATAACGATTACAAATAACCCTGTATTGTTAACAAAGTTTTACAATGAAAATTCACTTAATTTTAACGTTGTTGGTCAAGCTGATGTAAATCAATTATCGATATGTCGATAAACGTACAGTAACTCGTTAGGATTCGAATTATCATTTTGTTTCCGaataataaacaaaacttaTTCAAATAGGAgagcaaatttttattttttatttattcattgaaCCTAACGGGTTAACTATTATCTAATTACATAAAAAGAACACTCATGGTATATTTAACAGTATGTAGACAGTAATGAGCTCATAATGCAAATGAGTATGTGGTTTATTTGCAATTGCATTATGCAGGGGAGTTAGTATTGTTGCAATAAATCGATTCAATTATTGTCAGAACTTCCATGTTTGTAGGTTTCACATTTCTTTGATAATAGTTATGGAAAAACTCGTTTTAGTATTTCCATTACACCTTGGTCTTTCAATTTATATTGTAGACGAAGTATGTAAAGCAGTGTTTTCTAAAATGGGAACCCTTTGAGAAGAGATGTTTAAGTGAGGTAACTTGCATGTACTTAATGTATTTCTTCATTTCTAATTAAATTGTAAGATGAGAAGCGTCTTCTAAAAATTTTGGAAACCACTGCTGCAAGTGTTGTACTTATGGTGTCTCAGTAGCATGTGTATTGGTACGTATAGCGAATGTGCAGTGAGAAGAGAAGACGCCATATTGGAAGAAGGAACGGGGGAACCAAAGGTAATTTCAAAACGTTACTTCAGGTAGGTTTATTACGAGAGTGTCTATTTACAGAGGTTTGGCTAGTCGTGCTTACAGATTCACGTAAATGATACATAATGTTCATAAATTAGCTTCGCAATACTGTATTTATATAAAAAGAAAGATTGACTAAAACGGGCGAGAAGCTCGGTGAACTGAAAAACGATCATCCGTTATACACATTATATACAACCGTAGCAACTATAATACACTTAACCGCGTTATTATTTTGGATTAGAGACTATTCTCCTATGACGAAGTATCGTTCGATCCTTCGTTCGTTTTCGgttatgaatataaatataaagaataaattaagaTTCGTCTCGTTTACAGAGTTTCTACGTTCTCTGAGATGTACACAGGATTGATCCTCTCTACGCTTGGTTCAAGTAACGAAGTGTCGCATAACGCAGAAGAAAAGAAGAGTGAGATTTCATTCGTTACGAACACGCTGGTCCATTGTTTGACGAAGGGCTAATTAACATTAATAAATTTGTCGCAACGAAAGGGGCAAAACCAGTGTTTTCCAACATAGGCTCCACGCAGgatctataaaaatattaaactaaTCAGAACATCGACGATTCTAGATGCCTAAATCTTTTGCAGGAAGTCCTGAAGTTATTCCAATGCAAACGCTGATAATTTTCTTGGGGTTAAAGAACTTATTTTCAGATTCTATCCTGCTCCGTGTCAGAGAAGTTGGAAAATACTGATGTGAACAGATAAACCGAGTGATTAATTTATTTTCCTTTACAGCATCTCACCGAGAAGCTCCTTAAACCTAGAATTAATTTATGCGACAACGACGCACCTCTCCTACGCTTCCACTTGTAAGAATAATTTCATTAATCGTCGCTCTTATTCGCAGCTAAAGCTTTGGTTAATAACTTGCTATTGACATATTGACAATTTATTATAGCTCTCCCTTAAAACGGCGTAAATCAACGAAATTTCGGTACTGTTATCCGCGCTAATTTACACACCACTTTGAACTTACATTTCTTCGTtaaagaattttattaaatatttagatTTTCATATATATCTCTTTTCCGTTGCGTATCTCTGTCTCGTTCTCTCTAAATCGTTTCATCATTCTTACAATACGTACTTGCCTCTTAAAATATTCTTTCTGTTACACATTTGCACTTCCATGGAAAACATAATACATAGCTGATAAAACATTGAATCGGTGTTGCTATTGTAACTTAACAATAATGAAACAGCACCTGTAAGTTGTGGTTCATTTCAACCCTGAAAGCAACAACGTTCTGTACAAACTTCAAACAATAGCAATTAAAAACAGATAATtaacaaaatatatatattaaagacCGTATCATTAAAGAATTGCAAGTATACTTTCATCACTGTCGCTCTCagagttaaataaatataaatcatttattTATCATCTCGTTTTATAAAAAGAAACACTATTGAAATTGAAATCAAAGCGAATACAAAACTGAGAGCGTTGCAGAATGTTATTTCTAAACCCGTAGCATTCAGAAATATTATCCTGCAACTCCAACAAGCTGAATTCTTTTAACACGAACCTTATTAACACGTTAAACGCCGAGCTAATTAATTATAAGTTCATCTGTTTGTGGCGACAAACATGCCGACGCAAGCTGCGAGCACTCATCGTGGAGCAGCAGCCCATTTGTACCGAGTTAACTCAATATAGTATACTTTCTTTCTCGTAAAAATAAAACATCGCTACAAAATGGATATGACAATGATTCTTCGAATATATTTTGAACTTTCTATAAAATTCTGGCGAGTTGGATGTTAAAATTAATAGTTTGATATTTAGGTATTGCTAGTCTGTCCGTGAGAAGAGGACCAACGAGTATTCACATCCCCACTCTAATAGCTCCCCTACTTACAGTGACCTGCGCCATTAATGACAATTCGTGAGGCAGTAAGTGAACTGGTAGACTCTAAGTTAGAGTGGGGATGCGAACAGTCGTTAGCCTTCTTCCTGTCAATCGCCAGTACTCCATCCCAAGGGCAACCATGTACTTATTGTTAGAGAAGATAGTAGAATATTTATTGCTATAAAAGTCTCATCGTTGCATTTTCAAAGTATATCGACACGGCGTTTAACGTGTTAAAAAGTCACTGAAGAGATTCATCTtgacagttttacattctccatTTGTAAGTAGAGGCAAAGACACTTGGTCTGGTCGATATGGACAGGTACATGTTATCGCTGTACTAATTGTCCTACTGCTAGAGAAATCTACGCCGTGCGCGCGAGAGAATTGATCGAGAACATGTAAATGATCAATCCTTCGACGATCACACGCAGTATATATGCACATTGAGATCCAAtaagaattaaatatttcagcTATGCACT comes from the Colletes latitarsis isolate SP2378_abdomen chromosome 7, iyColLati1, whole genome shotgun sequence genome and includes:
- the Gefmeso gene encoding guanine nucleotide exchange factor in mesoderm isoform X2, giving the protein MFDELARRGNGYSDHVVLPTVLQKRLSLVSQSHRDSIFGQFCPEITKSQPEDAMNDQPGTENNVDGVAEDIAQEKEDNIYETVASQQEDRNDCAIVEKPYRRESNGLTPLRYNRRCRNAGRPLSGSSVASSTSSSGCSNQGNACNVNPYLASVESLADTCASSQGSGDSGVVTVSETNCRIGNDGGGQRRNSAEKDSPFYRPRYCDPHRNPMERVLLEIVDTEAIYVEHLRQIIQGYLICWRNDPASFAHGMQLSDLFSNIEDIFEFNREFLKEIEKCDLDPVCMANTFIKHNSGFKVYTEYCTNYPRTVSVLTDLMSQEETANAFRERQAALGHALPLGSFLLKPVQRILKYHLLLENLSKEYGADCELRENEAEGRKAIEAALVAMTGIAKHINAMKRRHEHAVRVQEIQSLLYGWPGPDLTTSGELVAEGRFRMRGAKAPRHAFLFDRMLLLTKKKEDGLLVYKAHIMCSNLMLIESIPGEPLSFHVIPFDNPRLQYTLQARNLEQKREWTLQIKRVILENYNAVIPSHARQLVLQLGQTQPEDDALADKGSGKKQYSAPPEYLEKRKQERERRRSETGLRQKFKKGARKSETTTEDSPASPRKNQSVDAAINDSREQGIRVSDGRGSKVKDRFTGWRRKSEPGFQSYVCLNQSDEEQKEDTGDTGSATVETECAIIENDKQLSNSPPPETKENTEQQSQAQTVEEIVGHILMQNQEFQKLLEKQRTNSILNVRQQQRFNKHRSADTSDDSDSENTNYITDNSNNNRLARLRAAQRDRLVRTNNTWNSLSSSRDHQPTLQVFYDNLNKAENNKLAESSLKNKINRVQEKKALFEAFKRQSIVTDSKVIKTALRIRENSTSRSEEVTQTPVEKEPDVQIVVNDKETTANNVQEATEPSKGFGNYDNLQHVWEGLQEEKDLDGNDSPIRPAVWLTKRCEGLPTSPQKCGSLPRSFQINPNSTQNVTKSRFLQRDGKPMSERPFTIASDKPAEINLEDMERYASTCQPQGRIAKFPTSVSTSTSTFFCSLDDTLTDAYSELHVSSTTANIHPDHKIYRANATGSATIFKNVLSRAGNRLQVLRNTMSTETLECSEELERTKYFSSLSAGKLKRKGKLKHSRESSSDVEELVGCAARASDSRVPSLYYKQGSSSLGARIAQSDYADPTILFSETKRLGQLANSVTKADQEKKDDEESPENRESETDSFYEKSFETIENYVDADVDDAFRDSAIFSDIEEVLVARPFSNHCTEEPFKSKVAPPIPAKKRTESGVSVNPPAYSATTKCKPSVAQKPDYLKIKSVLLKEQQESDSKVYKKSPVTECETYQYPKSSLQGNCGENSGEERDDVSAGQSQAGWVRKIVGQLQGHVET
- the Gefmeso gene encoding guanine nucleotide exchange factor in mesoderm isoform X1; its protein translation is MGSEADPETTGANVDSDESDSWEKFFGSSTDLVPQVLGMFDELARRGNGYSDHVVLPTVLQKRLSLVSQSHRDSIFGQFCPEITKSQPEDAMNDQPGTENNVDGVAEDIAQEKEDNIYETVASQQEDRNDCAIVEKPYRRESNGLTPLRYNRRCRNAGRPLSGSSVASSTSSSGCSNQGNACNVNPYLASVESLADTCASSQGSGDSGVVTVSETNCRIGNDGGGQRRNSAEKDSPFYRPRYCDPHRNPMERVLLEIVDTEAIYVEHLRQIIQGYLICWRNDPASFAHGMQLSDLFSNIEDIFEFNREFLKEIEKCDLDPVCMANTFIKHNSGFKVYTEYCTNYPRTVSVLTDLMSQEETANAFRERQAALGHALPLGSFLLKPVQRILKYHLLLENLSKEYGADCELRENEAEGRKAIEAALVAMTGIAKHINAMKRRHEHAVRVQEIQSLLYGWPGPDLTTSGELVAEGRFRMRGAKAPRHAFLFDRMLLLTKKKEDGLLVYKAHIMCSNLMLIESIPGEPLSFHVIPFDNPRLQYTLQARNLEQKREWTLQIKRVILENYNAVIPSHARQLVLQLGQTQPEDDALADKGSGKKQYSAPPEYLEKRKQERERRRSETGLRQKFKKGARKSETTTEDSPASPRKNQSVDAAINDSREQGIRVSDGRGSKVKDRFTGWRRKSEPGFQSYVCLNQSDEEQKEDTGDTGSATVETECAIIENDKQLSNSPPPETKENTEQQSQAQTVEEIVGHILMQNQEFQKLLEKQRTNSILNVRQQQRFNKHRSADTSDDSDSENTNYITDNSNNNRLARLRAAQRDRLVRTNNTWNSLSSSRDHQPTLQVFYDNLNKAENNKLAESSLKNKINRVQEKKALFEAFKRQSIVTDSKVIKTALRIRENSTSRSEEVTQTPVEKEPDVQIVVNDKETTANNVQEATEPSKGFGNYDNLQHVWEGLQEEKDLDGNDSPIRPAVWLTKRCEGLPTSPQKCGSLPRSFQINPNSTQNVTKSRFLQRDGKPMSERPFTIASDKPAEINLEDMERYASTCQPQGRIAKFPTSVSTSTSTFFCSLDDTLTDAYSELHVSSTTANIHPDHKIYRANATGSATIFKNVLSRAGNRLQVLRNTMSTETLECSEELERTKYFSSLSAGKLKRKGKLKHSRESSSDVEELVGCAARASDSRVPSLYYKQGSSSLGARIAQSDYADPTILFSETKRLGQLANSVTKADQEKKDDEESPENRESETDSFYEKSFETIENYVDADVDDAFRDSAIFSDIEEVLVARPFSNHCTEEPFKSKVAPPIPAKKRTESGVSVNPPAYSATTKCKPSVAQKPDYLKIKSVLLKEQQESDSKVYKKSPVTECETYQYPKSSLQGNCGENSGEERDDVSAGQSQAGWVRKIVGQLQGHVET